A genomic region of Ewingella sp. CoE-038-23 contains the following coding sequences:
- a CDS encoding GyrI-like domain-containing protein, with protein MAFMIVERPAKKLVSYRVIGPYEKSIKEGFRHLMDWTERHHQKHLEWLTLFHDDPEKTPAEQLRADPSVCVADNFILDDAEGLCLQTLPGGTYAAYHTTIVDGNFAKAWQDFYYHHIAESGYRADGKACFEHYLNDGTANGIWEVVFYQHVEKIPTIR; from the coding sequence ATGGCATTTATGATAGTCGAAAGACCGGCTAAAAAATTGGTTAGTTATCGGGTTATTGGCCCGTACGAAAAGTCTATTAAGGAAGGGTTTCGCCACTTAATGGACTGGACGGAACGCCATCATCAGAAGCATCTTGAGTGGTTAACCCTGTTCCATGACGACCCGGAGAAGACGCCGGCAGAGCAGCTTCGCGCAGACCCTTCCGTCTGCGTGGCGGATAATTTTATTCTTGATGATGCCGAAGGGCTTTGCCTGCAAACCTTGCCGGGCGGCACTTACGCGGCTTATCACACCACCATTGTGGACGGCAATTTCGCCAAAGCGTGGCAGGACTTCTATTACCACCACATTGCCGAAAGCGGCTACCGCGCCGATGGTAAAGCCTGTTTTGAGCACTACTTAAACGACGGCACGGCAAACGGAATTTGGGAGGTGGTATTTTACCAGCACGTCGAGAAGATCCCGACCATTCGCTGA
- the deoR gene encoding DNA-binding transcriptional repressor DeoR has product MENKREDRIHRLLLALKKADKIHLKEAARLLDVSEMTIRRDLNSAPSPVILLGGYIVIDPKNSPATHYFVSEQKMRQVEEKRRLGALAAALVENDDTVFFDCGTTTPYIIESIPEERVFTAVCYSLNTFLALQEKPHCEVILCGGVFKASNSIYTPIGRSNELDYIRPNKAFISAAGVSIQHGVSCFNFDELLMKHQAMEKSEQNILVADSSKFDRVRPAAIAPLARFNMLITDALPSQAFIDFCHDADVELVV; this is encoded by the coding sequence ATGGAAAATAAGCGCGAAGACCGTATCCACCGCCTATTGCTGGCGTTAAAAAAAGCCGACAAAATTCATCTGAAAGAGGCCGCACGGTTGCTGGATGTGTCAGAAATGACTATCCGCCGCGACCTGAACTCCGCGCCTTCGCCAGTCATCCTGTTGGGCGGCTATATCGTGATTGATCCGAAGAATAGCCCGGCGACGCACTACTTCGTTAGTGAACAAAAGATGCGTCAGGTTGAGGAGAAGCGTCGTTTGGGCGCGCTGGCGGCGGCCTTGGTGGAGAACGACGATACGGTGTTTTTTGATTGTGGCACCACCACGCCCTATATCATTGAAAGTATTCCCGAAGAGCGCGTTTTTACCGCCGTTTGTTACTCTCTCAATACCTTTTTGGCATTGCAGGAGAAGCCCCATTGCGAAGTGATTTTATGCGGCGGAGTGTTTAAAGCCAGCAACAGCATTTATACGCCTATTGGCCGCAGCAACGAGCTGGACTATATTCGCCCGAACAAGGCCTTTATCTCGGCGGCAGGGGTCAGCATTCAACATGGTGTGAGCTGTTTTAACTTCGATGAGTTGCTGATGAAACATCAGGCGATGGAGAAGTCCGAACAGAACATTCTGGTAGCGGATAGCAGTAAGTTTGATCGGGTGCGACCTGCGGCGATCGCACCTTTAGCTCGATTCAATATGTTAATTACCGATGCTCTGCCTTCCCAGGCTTTCATCGATTTTTGCCATGACGCAGACGTTGAGCTGGTGGTTTAA
- a CDS encoding metallophosphoesterase, translated as MTPIIYQRIEGAEYRHIYVVGDLHGCLSMLEDQLARVRFDAASDLLLSVGDLVDRGPDIMGCLKLIEEPWFACVRGNHEQMAIDALNETNIERWLRNGGEWFYALEGAQEQEARRLIKLTDELPHVLEVNTESGNIVVAHADYLSDRYEFGKPMDGYEVIWNRDRINHALAGRFTEITGAKAFYFGHTPVEHPMVYANQHYIDTGAVFGGYLTLQQIQ; from the coding sequence ATGACCCCGATTATTTATCAACGCATTGAAGGTGCCGAGTATCGCCACATTTATGTGGTGGGCGATCTGCATGGCTGTCTCTCAATGTTGGAGGATCAGCTTGCCCGCGTGCGCTTTGACGCTGCCAGCGATCTGCTGCTTTCCGTGGGGGATCTGGTGGATCGCGGTCCTGACATTATGGGGTGCTTAAAACTGATTGAAGAGCCTTGGTTTGCCTGCGTGCGCGGCAATCATGAGCAAATGGCCATTGATGCTCTGAATGAAACCAATATAGAGCGCTGGTTGAGAAACGGCGGTGAGTGGTTTTACGCGCTGGAAGGTGCGCAAGAGCAGGAGGCGCGGCGTCTCATCAAGCTGACCGATGAGCTGCCTCATGTGCTGGAAGTGAATACGGAGTCAGGCAATATCGTTGTGGCCCACGCGGATTATCTTTCCGATCGCTATGAATTTGGCAAGCCGATGGATGGTTACGAGGTTATCTGGAATCGCGATCGCATAAACCACGCCCTTGCCGGGCGTTTTACTGAAATCACGGGCGCCAAGGCGTTCTATTTCGGCCACACGCCGGTGGAGCACCCTATGGTATATGCCAACCAGCATTATATCGATACGGGCGCGGTCTTCGGCGGATACCTCACGCTGCAACAAATCCAATAG
- the proP gene encoding glycine betaine/L-proline transporter ProP, whose product MRLRKKRVKPMQINDITIIDDTKLKKAITAAALGNAMEWFDFGVYGFVAFALGQVFFPGADPGIQMIAALATFSVPFLVRPLGGLFFGALGDKFGRQKVLSITIIIMSVSTFCIGLIPGYATIGIWAPILLLLAKLAQGFSVGGEYTGAAIFVSEYSPDRKRGFLGSWLDFGSIAGFVLGAGVVILISSIVGEQNFLDWGWRIPFFIAAPLGLIGIYLRHALEETPTFQQHVDKMDTDSRNNIAEPPKVSFREIFTKQWKSLIVCVGIVITTNVTYYMLLTYMPSYLSHSLHYSEDHGVLIIIAIMVGMLFVQPFIGMLSDKIGRKPFIITGSIGLFILAIPSFILINSGVIGLIFCGLLMLAVLLNCFIGVMASTLPAMFPTNIRYSALAIAFNISIMVAGITPTFAAWLVESTQNLYMPAYYLMTVSVIGLVTGVFMKETANRPLKGATPAASDKAEAKEILQEHHDNIEQKIEDIDAQIAELETKRKNLIAQHPEIN is encoded by the coding sequence ATGAGATTAAGAAAAAAACGCGTTAAACCGATGCAAATCAATGATATTACTATCATTGACGATACAAAATTGAAAAAAGCCATCACCGCCGCTGCGTTGGGTAACGCGATGGAATGGTTCGATTTCGGTGTTTATGGCTTTGTTGCTTTCGCATTAGGACAGGTGTTCTTCCCTGGTGCAGATCCCGGCATTCAGATGATCGCGGCATTGGCCACGTTCTCGGTTCCTTTCCTTGTTAGACCTCTGGGCGGTCTTTTCTTTGGGGCTTTAGGTGATAAGTTTGGTCGCCAGAAAGTCCTGTCGATCACCATTATCATTATGTCGGTCAGTACCTTCTGTATCGGCTTAATACCGGGCTACGCCACTATTGGTATCTGGGCGCCGATTCTGCTGCTATTAGCGAAACTGGCACAGGGCTTCTCGGTGGGTGGTGAATACACCGGCGCAGCTATCTTTGTTTCCGAATACTCTCCAGACAGAAAGCGTGGCTTCCTGGGCAGCTGGCTGGACTTCGGTTCCATCGCCGGTTTCGTCTTAGGTGCCGGTGTCGTTATCCTGATTTCCAGCATCGTCGGCGAGCAGAACTTCCTCGACTGGGGCTGGCGTATTCCGTTCTTCATCGCCGCGCCGCTGGGCCTGATTGGTATCTACTTGCGCCACGCTTTGGAAGAAACCCCAACTTTCCAGCAGCACGTTGATAAGATGGATACCGACTCGCGCAACAACATTGCCGAGCCGCCGAAGGTCTCTTTCCGTGAAATCTTCACCAAGCAGTGGAAAAGCCTGATTGTCTGCGTAGGTATCGTTATTACCACCAACGTGACCTACTACATGCTGTTGACCTACATGCCGAGCTATCTGTCACACAGCCTGCACTACTCTGAAGACCACGGCGTGTTGATCATCATCGCTATCATGGTCGGGATGCTGTTTGTGCAGCCGTTCATCGGTATGCTGAGTGATAAAATTGGTCGTAAACCCTTTATCATCACCGGTAGTATTGGCCTGTTCATTCTGGCGATCCCAAGCTTCATTTTGATTAACAGTGGCGTGATTGGCCTGATTTTCTGTGGTTTGCTGATGTTGGCGGTGCTGCTGAACTGTTTCATCGGCGTCATGGCGTCCACACTGCCAGCGATGTTCCCAACCAATATTCGCTATAGCGCACTGGCCATCGCCTTTAATATTTCCATTATGGTAGCGGGTATCACTCCAACCTTCGCAGCATGGCTGGTAGAGTCCACTCAGAACCTCTATATGCCTGCCTACTACCTGATGACGGTGTCGGTGATTGGTCTGGTTACGGGCGTGTTCATGAAGGAAACGGCTAACCGCCCACTAAAAGGGGCAACGCCTGCGGCGTCTGACAAAGCAGAGGCTAAAGAGATCCTACAAGAACACCACGACAATATTGAGCAGAAAATCGAAGATATTGATGCTCAGATTGCCGAACTCGAGACTAAGCGTAAAAATCTTATCGCCCAGCACCCTGAGATTAATTAA
- a CDS encoding DUF2158 domain-containing protein, translating into MFKPQDVVQSKTGGPKMIVTAVEGNTLLCVRADDSAKKEISVQADSVNLYHEDGDFGVC; encoded by the coding sequence ATGTTTAAGCCACAAGACGTTGTGCAATCAAAGACCGGCGGGCCAAAAATGATCGTGACCGCGGTAGAGGGAAATACGCTGCTTTGCGTGCGGGCAGACGACAGCGCCAAGAAAGAGATCAGCGTGCAGGCTGACTCCGTCAACCTGTACCACGAAGACGGCGATTTTGGCGTGTGCTGA
- the pgsA gene encoding CDP-diacylglycerol--glycerol-3-phosphate 3-phosphatidyltransferase, whose amino-acid sequence MQFNIPTCLTLFRVVLIPFFVLAFYLPYVWAPMACALIFVFAAITDWFDGYLARRWKQTTRFGAFLDPVADKVMVAMALVLVAEYFHAWWITLPAATMIAREIIISALREWMAEIGKRSSVAVSWIGKVKTTAQMLSLVALLWRPDAIVIWVGVGALYIAAVLTFWSMFQYLNAARHDLLEP is encoded by the coding sequence ATGCAATTTAATATACCGACGTGCCTCACCCTGTTTCGCGTTGTACTTATCCCGTTTTTCGTGCTGGCGTTCTATTTGCCCTATGTCTGGGCACCTATGGCCTGCGCGCTGATCTTCGTTTTTGCGGCCATCACCGACTGGTTTGATGGTTATCTGGCTCGCCGCTGGAAGCAAACCACGCGTTTTGGCGCCTTCCTCGACCCTGTGGCTGATAAAGTCATGGTGGCGATGGCGCTGGTGCTGGTGGCCGAATACTTCCACGCCTGGTGGATAACCCTGCCTGCGGCAACCATGATTGCTCGTGAGATCATTATTTCAGCCCTGCGCGAGTGGATGGCTGAAATTGGTAAACGCAGCAGCGTGGCGGTTTCTTGGATTGGCAAAGTGAAAACTACTGCGCAGATGTTATCGCTGGTGGCGCTGCTTTGGCGTCCTGATGCCATCGTTATTTGGGTTGGCGTCGGTGCTTTATACATTGCTGCGGTGCTGACTTTCTGGTCAATGTTCCAATATTTGAACGCTGCGCGTCACGATTTGCTGGAACCCTGA
- the uvrC gene encoding excinuclease ABC subunit UvrC, giving the protein MSDERFDPKAFLKTVTSQPGVYRMYDASGTVIYVGKAKDLKKRLSSYFRVQVSSRKTETLVKNIAQIDVTVTHTETEALLLEHNYIKLYQPRYNVLLRDDKSYPLIFLSADNHPRLSIHRGAKHAKGEYFGPFPNSYAVRESLALLQKLFPIRQCENSVYRNRSRPCLQYQIGRCLGPCVKGLVSEEEYKAQVEYVRLFLAGKDQQVLTQLIARMEEASKALHFEEAGRIRDQIQAVRRVTERQFVSGNSEDLDVIGVSFESGMACLHVLFIRQGKVLGSRSYYPKVPGGTDLAEVVQTFVGQFYLQGSQSRTLPGEILLDFTLPEKDLLAESLSELAGRKVQIQSKPRGDRARYLKLARTNASTALTTKLAQQSTIHQRMAELAKTLHLSEINRMECFDISHTMGEQTVASCVVFDANGPLRSEYRRYNITGITPGDDYAAMAQVLSRRYGKSLEEKKIPDVIFIDGGKGQLGMAKDVFASLDVDWDKSKPLLIGIAKGADRKAGLETLFFVPEGEGISLPSDSPALHLIQHIRDDSHNHAITGHRQKRAKVRNTSALEEIEGVGPKRRQVLLKYMGGIQPLLNASIEEIAQVPGISHALAEKIHNALKP; this is encoded by the coding sequence GTGAGTGATGAGCGATTCGACCCAAAAGCCTTTCTAAAAACGGTCACCAGCCAACCGGGCGTCTACAGGATGTACGACGCCAGCGGCACCGTTATTTATGTCGGCAAAGCAAAAGACCTGAAAAAACGTCTTTCCAGCTACTTCCGCGTCCAGGTTTCCAGTCGCAAAACCGAAACTCTGGTCAAAAATATCGCCCAAATTGACGTCACCGTCACCCATACCGAAACCGAAGCGCTGCTGCTCGAGCATAACTACATCAAGCTCTATCAGCCTCGCTACAACGTGCTGCTGCGCGATGATAAATCTTATCCGCTAATTTTCTTAAGTGCTGATAATCATCCGCGCCTCTCCATTCATCGCGGAGCTAAGCACGCCAAGGGCGAGTATTTTGGTCCTTTCCCCAACTCCTACGCCGTGCGCGAGTCTCTGGCACTGCTACAAAAACTTTTCCCAATTCGCCAATGTGAAAACAGCGTTTATCGCAACCGTTCGCGCCCCTGTTTGCAATATCAAATTGGCCGCTGCCTTGGCCCTTGCGTCAAAGGCTTGGTCAGCGAGGAAGAGTACAAAGCACAGGTCGAATACGTGCGTTTATTCTTGGCCGGCAAAGATCAGCAAGTGTTAACTCAGCTGATTGCCAGAATGGAAGAGGCCAGCAAGGCATTACATTTTGAAGAAGCTGGGCGCATTCGCGACCAGATTCAGGCAGTGCGTCGCGTCACCGAACGGCAATTTGTGTCGGGTAACAGCGAAGATTTGGACGTCATCGGCGTCTCCTTCGAGTCCGGCATGGCCTGTCTGCACGTGCTGTTTATTCGCCAAGGCAAAGTATTGGGTAGCCGCAGTTACTACCCGAAAGTGCCGGGCGGCACCGATTTAGCCGAAGTGGTGCAAACCTTCGTCGGCCAGTTCTATCTGCAGGGCAGCCAGTCGCGCACTCTGCCGGGGGAAATCCTGCTCGACTTCACTCTGCCGGAAAAAGATTTGTTGGCGGAGTCGCTCAGCGAGCTTGCTGGCCGCAAGGTGCAGATTCAGAGCAAACCGCGCGGCGACCGCGCGCGCTATTTGAAATTGGCCCGTACCAACGCTTCGACCGCGCTCACCACCAAATTAGCCCAACAGTCGACTATCCATCAGCGCATGGCTGAATTGGCCAAAACGCTGCATTTGTCGGAAATTAACCGTATGGAATGCTTCGATATCAGCCATACTATGGGCGAGCAGACCGTGGCGTCTTGCGTTGTTTTCGATGCTAATGGCCCATTACGCTCCGAATATCGCCGCTATAACATTACCGGCATCACGCCGGGCGATGATTACGCGGCGATGGCGCAGGTACTGAGCCGACGTTATGGCAAATCGCTCGAAGAGAAAAAAATTCCTGACGTGATCTTTATCGATGGCGGTAAAGGCCAGTTGGGCATGGCAAAAGACGTTTTTGCTTCTCTCGACGTGGACTGGGATAAATCCAAGCCGCTGCTGATTGGTATCGCCAAAGGCGCTGACCGTAAAGCGGGCCTAGAGACGCTGTTCTTTGTGCCAGAAGGCGAGGGGATTTCACTGCCTTCTGACTCGCCGGCGCTGCACCTTATTCAACATATTCGTGATGATTCTCATAATCATGCGATCACCGGCCACCGGCAGAAACGGGCTAAAGTCCGCAATACCAGTGCATTAGAAGAGATAGAAGGCGTCGGCCCGAAACGTCGGCAAGTTTTACTGAAATACATGGGGGGCATTCAGCCATTGTTGAATGCCAGTATTGAGGAAATTGCACAGGTGCCGGGTATTTCTCACGCATTGGCAGAAAAGATCCATAATGCGTTGAAACCCTAA
- the uvrY gene encoding UvrY/SirA/GacA family response regulator transcription factor has translation MISVLLVDDHELVRAGIRRILEDIKGIKVVGEAQCGEDAVKWCRSNDVDIVLMDMNMPGIGGLEATKKIVRFSPDIKIIMLTIYTENPLPAKVMQAGASGYLSKGAAPQEVVNAIRLVDSGQRYIASDIAQQMALSQIEPQSETPFDSLSERELQIMLMITKGQKVNEISEQLSLSPKTVNSYRYRMFSKLNISGDVELTHLAIRHGLFNAETLSGSE, from the coding sequence TTGATTAGCGTTCTTCTTGTTGATGACCACGAATTGGTGCGCGCAGGGATTCGACGCATTCTGGAAGACATCAAAGGCATCAAAGTTGTGGGTGAAGCCCAGTGTGGCGAGGACGCCGTGAAGTGGTGTCGCAGCAATGATGTTGATATTGTTTTGATGGATATGAATATGCCGGGGATCGGCGGGTTGGAAGCGACCAAAAAAATCGTCCGCTTTTCTCCAGATATTAAGATAATCATGTTGACTATCTACACTGAGAATCCACTGCCAGCCAAAGTGATGCAGGCGGGGGCTTCCGGCTATCTGAGCAAAGGCGCTGCGCCACAAGAAGTGGTGAATGCGATTCGCTTAGTTGATTCCGGCCAGCGTTACATCGCCTCTGATATCGCCCAGCAGATGGCCCTTAGCCAGATTGAACCTCAGTCAGAAACGCCGTTCGACAGCCTTTCCGAGCGTGAGTTGCAGATTATGTTGATGATCACCAAGGGTCAGAAGGTGAATGAGATTTCGGAGCAACTTAGCTTGAGTCCGAAGACCGTTAACAGTTATCGTTATCGGATGTTTAGTAAATTGAATATCAGCGGTGATGTTGAATTGACCCACCTTGCTATCCGGCACGGTTTGTTTAACGCGGAGACTTTGTCTGGCAGTGAGTGA
- a CDS encoding DUF2594 family protein — MSQCDFTTEANVETLATEVACLKATLTLILKAIGQADAGKVMLNMERFAAQMEDEKQAEIFRNSLQQIKFAYRQ, encoded by the coding sequence ATGAGTCAATGTGATTTTACCACTGAAGCCAACGTCGAAACTCTGGCCACGGAAGTTGCCTGTTTAAAAGCCACTTTAACGTTGATCCTCAAAGCCATTGGCCAGGCAGACGCGGGCAAAGTGATGCTCAACATGGAAAGATTTGCCGCTCAAATGGAAGATGAAAAACAGGCTGAGATCTTCAGAAACTCCCTGCAACAGATTAAGTTCGCTTACCGCCAGTAA
- a CDS encoding AraC family transcriptional regulator, translating to MQHTSPLSPFQSLASRAVEYQHGECEAPHSHSCSQLIHTLNGVVEVSTEMGIWMVPPGRGVWLPAHVRHGLRFIGGVKARTVFVDSLARADLPSQCQVVQISPLLRELISSSLAIPADYLIGGREERVMELLLDELRLLPVLPLHLPEPRDAALLAICREIQQALSYPWELEDVAAQLQISGRTLSRRFQRETGLRFSDWVRRARLLAGINALAAGTSVLDVALELGYDSPSAFSAMFKRALGVSPSDYFSLDFPLPVA from the coding sequence ATGCAGCACACTTCCCCACTTTCACCTTTTCAATCCCTTGCTTCACGCGCGGTAGAATATCAACACGGCGAGTGCGAAGCCCCTCATAGCCACAGCTGCTCGCAGCTCATTCACACTTTGAACGGCGTGGTGGAAGTCAGTACCGAAATGGGGATTTGGATGGTACCGCCGGGGCGCGGGGTGTGGCTTCCGGCCCATGTCCGCCACGGGTTGCGCTTTATCGGCGGCGTCAAAGCCAGAACGGTGTTTGTTGACTCTCTGGCCCGCGCGGACCTTCCTTCGCAATGTCAGGTAGTTCAAATATCGCCTTTGCTGCGCGAGCTGATCTCCTCTTCTTTGGCAATTCCCGCAGACTACCTGATTGGCGGGCGCGAGGAGCGTGTGATGGAGTTGCTGCTCGATGAGCTGCGGCTGCTGCCGGTGCTGCCTTTACACCTGCCGGAGCCAAGAGATGCCGCACTGTTGGCGATTTGCCGTGAAATTCAGCAGGCTCTCTCTTACCCGTGGGAGTTAGAAGATGTGGCTGCACAACTGCAAATCAGCGGGCGCACCCTGTCGCGCCGATTTCAGCGTGAAACCGGCCTGCGGTTTAGTGATTGGGTTAGGCGAGCAAGGCTACTGGCGGGAATTAACGCCTTGGCGGCGGGAACCTCAGTCTTGGACGTGGCGCTAGAGCTGGGCTATGACAGCCCCAGCGCCTTTAGTGCGATGTTTAAACGCGCGCTGGGCGTATCGCCCAGCGACTATTTCTCTCTCGATTTCCCTCTGCCCGTCGCTTAA
- the leuA gene encoding 2-isopropylmalate synthase, whose protein sequence is MLVDPSQKYRSFPPVNLADRQWPGKVLNKVPQWCSSDLRDGNQSLAEPMDNERKRQFFDVLVRCGFKQIEVAFPSASQTDFDFVRGLIEDNAIPEDVYIQVLTPSRPDLIERTFEALKDVPRAIVHLYNATAPIFRDVVFNQDKAATRELAVRGAKQIRQLCEQYPQTQWTFEYSPETFCFTELEFSLEICEAVAEVWQPNAQRPMIINLPATVEVSTPNIYADQIEWFCRHFSRRDRVSISVHPHNDRGTGVACAELAMLAGADRVEGCLFGNGERTGNVDLVTLALNFYTQGISPGLDFSNLQSLVEIVEQCNQLPVHPRHPYAGELVFTAFSGSHQDAIKKGFAAQASRGDAYWQVPYLPLDPADVGCSYEAVIRVNSQSGKSGAAWLLEQNHGLKLPRGLQIAFSKAVQRETDTTGKEMSTSDIWRLFRQRYGLVDQPVLQLLGYDIRSDERNQYHFSARVKYQGQDLTLSGSGNGLLSGAVDALSGHFDLQLDIGDYHEHTLGHQSHSRAVAYVSCQRRQGETFYGVGIDSDVSSASLQALFNAVAQFLN, encoded by the coding sequence ATGTTAGTCGACCCTTCTCAGAAATATCGTTCCTTTCCGCCAGTCAATCTGGCCGATCGTCAATGGCCGGGAAAAGTGCTGAATAAGGTGCCGCAGTGGTGTTCAAGCGATCTACGCGATGGCAACCAGTCACTCGCCGAACCGATGGATAACGAGCGTAAACGCCAGTTCTTTGATGTGTTGGTGCGCTGTGGTTTCAAGCAGATAGAAGTGGCTTTTCCCTCGGCGTCGCAAACCGATTTTGATTTCGTGCGTGGGCTGATTGAAGACAACGCGATCCCGGAAGATGTCTATATTCAGGTGCTTACGCCATCACGCCCGGACCTGATCGAGCGTACTTTTGAAGCGTTAAAGGACGTGCCGCGCGCTATCGTCCACCTTTATAACGCCACGGCGCCGATTTTCCGCGACGTGGTTTTCAATCAGGATAAAGCGGCAACGCGCGAACTGGCGGTGCGCGGCGCTAAGCAGATTCGCCAACTGTGCGAACAGTATCCGCAAACCCAGTGGACCTTCGAATATTCGCCGGAAACCTTCTGTTTTACCGAGCTGGAATTCTCTTTAGAGATTTGCGAAGCCGTGGCTGAAGTGTGGCAACCCAACGCCCAGCGCCCGATGATCATCAACTTGCCCGCCACCGTCGAGGTCAGCACGCCGAACATCTATGCCGATCAGATTGAGTGGTTCTGTCGTCACTTTAGCCGTCGCGATCGGGTGTCGATCAGTGTGCATCCGCACAATGACCGTGGAACTGGCGTAGCCTGTGCCGAACTGGCAATGCTGGCAGGGGCCGACCGGGTAGAAGGTTGCCTGTTTGGCAACGGCGAGCGCACGGGCAATGTGGATTTGGTCACCCTGGCGCTGAATTTCTACACGCAGGGTATTTCGCCTGGCTTAGATTTCAGCAACTTGCAGAGCCTGGTGGAGATTGTCGAGCAGTGCAACCAGCTGCCGGTACATCCGCGCCACCCGTATGCGGGTGAGCTGGTGTTTACCGCTTTCTCCGGTTCTCATCAAGATGCAATCAAAAAAGGCTTCGCAGCTCAGGCCAGCCGTGGCGATGCTTACTGGCAAGTCCCTTACTTGCCGCTGGACCCTGCCGACGTGGGCTGCAGCTATGAGGCGGTGATCCGCGTCAACAGCCAGTCAGGGAAAAGCGGCGCGGCATGGCTGCTCGAGCAAAATCATGGTCTGAAATTGCCACGCGGCTTGCAGATAGCCTTCAGTAAAGCCGTCCAGCGCGAAACCGATACCACCGGCAAAGAGATGAGCACCAGCGATATATGGCGTCTGTTCCGCCAGCGCTATGGCTTGGTGGATCAGCCGGTGCTGCAACTGCTGGGTTATGACATCCGCAGCGATGAGCGAAACCAGTACCACTTCAGCGCCCGAGTGAAATATCAGGGGCAGGATCTGACATTGTCAGGCAGCGGCAACGGCCTGTTGTCCGGCGCGGTGGATGCTCTGAGCGGGCACTTTGACTTGCAGCTCGACATCGGCGATTACCACGAGCACACGCTGGGGCATCAGAGCCACAGCCGCGCGGTGGCGTACGTCAGTTGCCAGCGCAGGCAGGGGGAAACCTTCTACGGCGTAGGGATTGATAGCGATGTGTCCAGCGCCTCGTTGCAGGCCCTGTTTAACGCCGTCGCTCAATTTTTGAATTAA
- the iraP gene encoding anti-adapter protein IraP: MKNLMIDVLIKLSKVEVEAKELVAQVEAQSLLIAALVLSVSKESKDDISTNIHNAVLAAAKSSDEILQSDVELILSHFDRLLKVTRFVAENAEE; this comes from the coding sequence ATGAAAAATTTAATGATCGATGTGCTGATCAAACTGTCCAAAGTCGAAGTAGAGGCTAAAGAGCTGGTGGCTCAGGTTGAAGCGCAATCCTTGCTTATTGCTGCTCTGGTTCTTTCGGTGAGTAAAGAATCAAAGGACGATATTTCAACCAATATCCACAATGCGGTTTTAGCGGCGGCGAAATCGTCGGATGAGATTCTACAATCAGACGTGGAACTCATTCTTTCCCACTTTGATCGCTTATTAAAAGTCACACGCTTTGTGGCTGAAAACGCAGAAGAGTAA